From Ensifer sp. WSM1721, one genomic window encodes:
- a CDS encoding ABC transporter permease, protein MATPSGATAVAKTPAMKRKLGNEMSTAVVLVGIALVFEILGWIFVGSSFLGNQQRLSIIILQVSVIGILAVGVTQVIITSGIDLSSGSVIGLAAMVAASLAQSSTDVRALYPALTDLLPIWPILAGLLVGLLAGLINGLIIAKTNIPPFIATLGMMVCARGVAKWYTLGQPIGLLTPNFTWLGKSFFILGFPLPLPVIIFIAVAVISHIALRYTRYGKFTYAIGANPQAARVSGIDIGSHLIKVYAIAGLLSGLAGVVTAARAASAQPTMGVAYELDAIAAAVIGGTSLAGGVGRITGTVIGTIILGVITSGFTFLKIGSYYQEIIKGMIIVVAVIIDQYRRSRKTRV, encoded by the coding sequence ATGGCAACGCCTTCTGGAGCCACGGCCGTGGCAAAAACGCCGGCCATGAAAAGAAAGCTTGGGAACGAAATGTCGACGGCCGTTGTGCTCGTCGGGATTGCCCTCGTCTTCGAGATCCTCGGCTGGATCTTTGTGGGAAGTTCATTTCTCGGCAACCAGCAGCGGCTGTCGATCATCATTCTTCAGGTCTCCGTCATCGGTATTCTTGCCGTTGGCGTGACGCAGGTCATTATCACGAGTGGTATCGATCTTTCATCGGGCTCCGTGATCGGTCTCGCTGCCATGGTGGCGGCTTCGCTTGCTCAAAGCTCGACAGATGTGCGCGCCCTTTATCCTGCCCTGACGGACCTGCTGCCGATTTGGCCAATTTTGGCAGGGCTCTTGGTTGGCTTGCTCGCCGGTCTGATCAATGGCTTGATCATCGCGAAGACCAACATTCCGCCCTTCATCGCAACCTTGGGAATGATGGTCTGCGCCCGCGGCGTCGCCAAGTGGTACACTCTAGGTCAGCCTATCGGGCTGCTCACTCCCAATTTCACTTGGCTCGGCAAGAGCTTTTTCATCCTGGGCTTCCCCTTGCCGCTGCCGGTAATCATCTTCATTGCCGTTGCAGTCATCTCGCACATCGCTCTGCGCTATACGCGCTACGGCAAGTTCACTTATGCGATTGGCGCCAATCCTCAGGCCGCGCGAGTCTCAGGCATTGATATCGGCTCGCACCTCATCAAGGTCTATGCCATCGCGGGCTTGCTTTCCGGCCTTGCCGGAGTGGTAACTGCGGCGCGTGCGGCCTCCGCTCAGCCCACGATGGGGGTCGCCTATGAACTGGATGCCATCGCGGCCGCGGTGATTGGCGGCACGTCGCTTGCCGGCGGCGTCGGTCGCATTACCGGCACGGTGATCGGCACCATCATTCTCGGCGTCATCACCTCAGGCTTCACCTTCCTCAAGATCGGCTCCTACTACCAGGAAATCATCAAGGGGATGATCATCGTCGTCGCCGTCATCATCGATCAGTACCGGCGTTCCCGCAAAACAAGGGTTTGA
- a CDS encoding acetoin dehydrogenase dihydrolipoyllysine-residue acetyltransferase subunit → MSSIEAVTVPKWGMTMTEGTITRWMVGEGDPVNRGEEVLEIETTKVTNVVEAAATGTLRRIVLQEGTTAPVGALAGVIADEAATPEEIDAFIASYADRLGAGDEGDGGVPVPRTIAVDGGAVNVLEAGPESDETVVLLHGFGGDLSTWLFNQSALAENMRVVAIDLPGHGASSPIAGGDVFPKIVSAVEAAVEAVAAGKLHLIAHSFGGAVAAAIAANRPSRVASLTLLAPIGLGRQISRDFLVDFVAAERRRPLLGVLERLFADPSKITSDMVEGTLRFKRLEGVPEALSAIADTIADDHGQLQSIGDQLQALTCPVTILWGERDAIVPVPQRADVPANARLRIIPGVGHMPQMEASSAVNEAILENVQRE, encoded by the coding sequence ATGTCGTCAATCGAGGCAGTCACCGTTCCCAAGTGGGGAATGACGATGACCGAGGGTACGATCACCCGCTGGATGGTCGGCGAGGGCGACCCTGTCAACCGCGGTGAGGAAGTCCTGGAGATCGAAACCACGAAGGTCACCAATGTCGTCGAAGCCGCCGCCACCGGAACGCTGAGACGCATCGTTCTCCAAGAGGGAACGACGGCGCCGGTCGGTGCGCTCGCCGGCGTGATCGCCGACGAGGCGGCGACGCCGGAAGAGATCGACGCCTTCATCGCAAGCTATGCCGACCGGCTTGGTGCGGGCGACGAAGGCGACGGCGGCGTCCCTGTGCCGCGAACGATCGCTGTTGATGGGGGTGCCGTCAACGTTCTCGAAGCGGGACCTGAGAGCGACGAGACGGTGGTGCTGCTGCACGGGTTTGGCGGCGACCTTTCGACCTGGCTGTTCAACCAGTCGGCACTCGCCGAAAACATGCGGGTGGTTGCCATCGATCTGCCCGGACACGGCGCGTCGTCGCCGATCGCGGGCGGCGATGTCTTTCCGAAGATCGTCTCTGCCGTGGAAGCGGCGGTCGAAGCGGTCGCGGCCGGCAAGCTTCACCTCATCGCCCACTCCTTCGGCGGGGCCGTCGCAGCGGCGATCGCCGCCAATCGGCCCTCGCGCGTGGCTTCGCTGACGCTGCTCGCCCCGATCGGGCTGGGCCGGCAGATCAGCCGGGACTTCCTCGTCGACTTCGTTGCGGCCGAGCGCCGCCGCCCGCTGCTGGGCGTATTGGAAAGGCTGTTCGCCGATCCGTCGAAGATCACCAGCGACATGGTCGAGGGAACGCTGCGCTTCAAACGGCTCGAGGGCGTGCCGGAGGCACTGTCGGCGATCGCCGACACCATTGCCGACGACCATGGCCAATTGCAGTCGATCGGCGACCAGCTTCAGGCATTGACCTGCCCGGTGACGATCCTGTGGGGCGAGCGGGATGCGATCGTCCCGGTTCCGCAGCGAGCCGACGTGCCCGCCAACGCCCGGCTGCGCATCATCCCAGGCGTCGGCCACATGCCGCAGATGGAGGCATCCTCCGCCGTCAACGAAGCCATTCTGGAGAATGTTCAGCGCGAGTGA
- a CDS encoding SDR family NAD(P)-dependent oxidoreductase — translation MSGRLSGKRVLLTGGVANIGLAILDAFVAEGAIVSVVDIDATKGSEVEKRFGDRVRFFKADISQEEEIKTAIAQSVTWMKGMDTLCLNAGVQLSGKVEEFSTSNWDKVFTINVRANFIFARESVKHLREAGKSSIVMMSSLAGKRGAPGLLAYSASKAAVIGLTTTLALELARDGIRVNAVCPGWIDTPFNQPAIDYIGGRAKQEALVPTVIPLGRQATPQEVAPLFVYLASDEASYVTAQSINVDGGIYN, via the coding sequence ATGTCCGGACGGTTGTCAGGAAAGCGCGTTCTCTTGACTGGAGGCGTAGCGAATATCGGTCTTGCGATACTTGATGCCTTCGTCGCTGAAGGCGCGATCGTTTCCGTGGTCGACATCGATGCGACCAAGGGCAGCGAAGTCGAGAAGCGCTTTGGCGACCGGGTTCGCTTCTTCAAAGCGGATATCTCGCAGGAAGAGGAAATCAAAACGGCGATCGCTCAATCGGTCACCTGGATGAAGGGGATGGACACGCTGTGCCTGAATGCGGGCGTCCAGCTCTCCGGCAAGGTGGAAGAATTCAGTACCAGCAATTGGGACAAGGTTTTCACGATCAATGTACGAGCCAATTTCATCTTCGCGCGCGAGTCTGTCAAACATCTCCGCGAGGCTGGTAAATCCTCAATCGTCATGATGTCGTCGCTGGCTGGCAAACGCGGCGCTCCCGGATTGCTGGCCTATTCGGCATCCAAGGCCGCGGTGATTGGACTGACGACAACGCTCGCGCTCGAGTTGGCCCGCGACGGGATTCGCGTAAACGCTGTCTGCCCCGGTTGGATAGACACGCCGTTCAACCAGCCAGCCATTGATTATATTGGCGGAAGGGCCAAGCAGGAGGCTCTGGTTCCGACGGTCATTCCGCTTGGGCGGCAAGCCACACCGCAAGAGGTCGCGCCGCTGTTCGTCTATCTCGCCTCGGATGAGGCTTCGTATGTCACTGCTCAGTCGATCAATGTCGACGGCGGCATCTATAATTAA
- a CDS encoding OsmC family protein translates to MSDHRIRLEWAATEHSKQPGTYSRDHKAIISPQVTIPVSAAPDYLGNSELADPEQLLVSALASCHMLYFLAICEGSGYAVSTYVDEAIGKVAKSPEGFYSVSSITLRPKVSFSSEKQPDRETLERLHHRAHKGCFIANSIKSNVSIELG, encoded by the coding sequence ATGTCTGATCACCGCATCCGCCTTGAATGGGCCGCGACCGAACATAGCAAGCAACCTGGTACATACAGTCGTGATCATAAGGCGATCATCAGTCCCCAGGTGACAATTCCTGTGTCGGCCGCACCGGATTATCTGGGCAACAGTGAACTGGCCGATCCGGAACAATTGCTCGTTTCCGCACTTGCTAGTTGCCACATGTTGTACTTCCTCGCCATTTGTGAAGGTAGCGGCTACGCCGTCAGCACCTATGTCGACGAAGCCATAGGCAAAGTGGCGAAAAGCCCCGAGGGTTTCTACTCGGTGTCATCGATCACCCTGCGGCCCAAGGTTTCTTTCAGCTCTGAGAAACAGCCGGACCGGGAGACGTTGGAGCGACTGCATCATCGCGCGCACAAAGGATGCTTCATCGCAAACTCCATCAAGAGCAATGTCTCGATCGAACTGGGCTGA
- a CDS encoding putative hydro-lyase, translating into MSMESVATKGSMSASEVRQLIRQGSLRVPTTGFAEGFMQANLVILPERHASDFRLFCDRNPKSCPLLGIGKPGDPGLPELGSIDIRTDVARYRVYRSGAHTETVENLSDIWRDDLVTFALGCSFSFESAILRAGIDIRHISASRNVPMYATNLPTSPAGPFAGSMVVSMRAFRPADAIQAIVLSERYPLAHGAPVHIGDPTEIGIKDINKPDFGDPPVIEPGDILGFWACGVTPQLALQQAKLDLAITHEPGFMLVTDLPADLPGTPGKEALRN; encoded by the coding sequence ATGTCAATGGAGTCAGTTGCAACAAAAGGATCCATGTCGGCTTCCGAAGTTCGACAATTGATCCGCCAAGGGAGCCTCCGGGTCCCGACAACGGGATTTGCCGAGGGCTTCATGCAAGCCAATCTTGTGATCTTGCCCGAACGCCACGCCTCCGACTTCCGTCTGTTTTGCGATCGCAATCCCAAAAGCTGCCCCTTGCTTGGCATCGGCAAGCCAGGGGATCCGGGCTTACCCGAATTAGGCTCGATCGACATCCGCACAGATGTGGCACGATATCGGGTGTATCGATCAGGCGCGCACACGGAGACGGTAGAGAACCTCTCTGACATCTGGCGAGACGATCTTGTCACCTTTGCGCTTGGTTGCTCATTCTCGTTCGAGAGCGCGATCCTTCGCGCTGGGATCGATATCCGCCACATTAGTGCCAGTCGCAACGTTCCGATGTATGCAACGAACCTTCCGACCAGCCCCGCAGGGCCGTTTGCCGGTTCGATGGTGGTGTCGATGCGGGCATTCCGGCCGGCCGACGCCATCCAGGCGATCGTCTTGTCCGAACGTTACCCGCTTGCCCACGGCGCTCCGGTTCACATAGGCGATCCTACCGAGATCGGCATCAAGGACATCAACAAGCCGGATTTCGGAGATCCGCCGGTCATCGAACCGGGTGACATACTCGGTTTCTGGGCATGCGGGGTAACACCGCAGCTGGCGCTTCAGCAGGCGAAACTCGATCTGGCAATCACCCATGAACCGGGTTTCATGCTCGTAACCGATCTTCCAGCGGATCTTCCGGGTACGCCCGGCAAAGAAGCTTTGAGAAACTGA
- a CDS encoding putative quinol monooxygenase, producing the protein MKEKLVVIATVVAHPGKEEQLREGLLGLVSFAKTEPGFVQYDLHVSLERPGEFVFYEIWEDEQSLDVHNNTESMKAFGAKAGQWIQSVTLNKYKRIS; encoded by the coding sequence ATGAAGGAAAAACTTGTCGTTATTGCCACTGTTGTAGCCCATCCAGGTAAAGAGGAGCAGCTTCGAGAGGGGCTGCTGGGGCTGGTTTCCTTTGCAAAGACGGAGCCGGGCTTTGTTCAGTACGACCTGCATGTGTCGCTCGAGCGTCCCGGAGAGTTCGTCTTTTATGAGATCTGGGAAGATGAGCAGTCGCTTGACGTGCACAACAATACGGAATCGATGAAGGCATTCGGCGCAAAGGCGGGCCAATGGATCCAGTCTGTTACGCTCAATAAGTACAAGCGGATCTCTTAA
- a CDS encoding heme-binding protein encodes MAKMITHESALKAIEVGAAKARELGEPSSLAIVDVGGNLMAFLRVDDAALSTVEIAQGKAYTALALRSPSGNWLEIVQPGAALYGLDALGGRRPFVVFGGGLPVYDGKTVIGGVGVSGGPADADVAIAEVMVSALQQH; translated from the coding sequence ATGGCGAAGATGATCACGCATGAATCCGCACTCAAAGCCATTGAGGTCGGGGCGGCGAAGGCACGGGAGCTTGGGGAGCCGTCTTCTCTTGCGATCGTTGATGTCGGCGGCAATCTGATGGCGTTCTTGCGCGTCGACGACGCCGCGCTTTCCACAGTCGAGATCGCGCAAGGTAAGGCATATACCGCTCTGGCCCTGCGTTCACCTTCCGGGAACTGGCTCGAAATCGTGCAGCCAGGTGCAGCGCTCTATGGGCTCGATGCGCTCGGCGGACGCAGGCCTTTCGTCGTCTTCGGCGGCGGATTGCCGGTCTACGACGGCAAGACCGTCATCGGAGGTGTTGGCGTCTCCGGCGGACCGGCAGATGCGGACGTGGCCATCGCTGAGGTGATGGTGTCCGCGCTGCAGCAGCACTAA
- a CDS encoding thiamine pyrophosphate-dependent dehydrogenase E1 component subunit alpha: MSALQLSHEQLINVYRTMRTIRRFEERVMQEMGTGDIPGNTHLYAGQEASAVGVCLQLRDDDYISSTHRGHGHSIAKGVDIDSMMAELFGRASGTCGGKGGSQHIADLRKGMLGANGIVAAGAPITCGAALSAKLLGTKQVAVAFAGDGAMNEGVMSESFNLAKIWMLPIIFVIEDNGFGEATANAHVSAGSFTRRAESYDIPTIEVDGTDVFSVYAAAGEAVERARAGGGPTMLHVHVPRYYGHYSGDPDTYRTPEEKAAMRRERDCLTHFRTRVKEVSLVEMTELDAVDEAVEAEIDRAVSAARAAPFPPLAALTTDVYVKYL, translated from the coding sequence ATGTCTGCTTTGCAGCTATCACATGAGCAGCTCATCAACGTCTATCGAACCATGCGGACGATCCGCCGGTTCGAGGAGCGAGTGATGCAGGAAATGGGAACGGGCGACATTCCCGGCAACACCCATCTTTATGCCGGCCAGGAGGCAAGCGCCGTCGGCGTCTGTCTGCAGCTTCGCGACGACGACTACATCTCCTCGACCCACCGCGGTCATGGTCACTCGATCGCCAAAGGGGTCGACATCGACAGCATGATGGCCGAGCTGTTCGGCCGCGCCAGCGGCACCTGCGGCGGCAAGGGCGGATCGCAACACATTGCCGACCTGCGCAAGGGCATGCTGGGCGCGAACGGCATCGTGGCGGCAGGGGCGCCGATCACCTGCGGCGCGGCGTTGAGCGCCAAGCTGCTCGGCACGAAGCAGGTGGCGGTCGCCTTTGCCGGCGACGGCGCCATGAACGAAGGGGTGATGTCGGAAAGCTTCAACCTCGCCAAGATCTGGATGCTGCCGATCATCTTCGTCATCGAGGACAACGGCTTCGGCGAGGCGACGGCAAACGCCCATGTGTCGGCCGGCAGCTTCACCCGCCGTGCCGAAAGCTACGACATCCCGACCATCGAGGTCGACGGCACCGATGTCTTCAGCGTCTATGCCGCGGCGGGCGAGGCGGTGGAGCGCGCCCGGGCGGGCGGCGGCCCGACGATGCTGCATGTGCATGTGCCGCGCTATTACGGCCACTACAGCGGTGACCCCGATACCTACCGCACCCCGGAAGAGAAGGCGGCGATGCGTCGCGAGCGCGATTGCCTCACCCATTTCCGCACACGCGTCAAGGAGGTGTCGCTGGTCGAGATGACAGAGCTCGATGCCGTCGACGAGGCGGTCGAAGCCGAGATCGACCGTGCCGTAAGCGCGGCCAGGGCGGCGCCGTTCCCGCCGCTCGCCGCGCTCACCACGGATGTTTACGTCAAGTATTTGTAA